In Streptomyces thermolilacinus SPC6, a single genomic region encodes these proteins:
- a CDS encoding MBL fold metallo-hydrolase → MTPEPRTRPSDEPAVAVVPVVPGLHMLRFPIGQAYVWHDPAPADRDGHGGPDGTSGSAGRGGSLTLVDAGWAGAEDAVVRALHEIGGPDARLRRIVLTHCHRDHVGAAEALAERYGAEVLAHRLDAPVVRGEAPVPEPDLLEWELPLYEHGLTTPEAPPTRVDRELEDGDVLDFGGGAHVVHTPGHTPGSVAVHLPLHGVLLSGDTVASVFGVSLGVFHVDRAAAVESMRRLARLAPLRAVCCGHGDPVTADAATSLRTAAEAAEA, encoded by the coding sequence ATGACTCCCGAACCGCGTACGCGCCCTTCCGACGAGCCCGCCGTCGCCGTGGTCCCGGTCGTGCCCGGGCTGCACATGCTCCGCTTCCCGATCGGCCAGGCGTACGTCTGGCACGACCCGGCCCCCGCCGACCGGGACGGCCACGGCGGCCCGGACGGGACCAGCGGCTCCGCAGGGCGCGGCGGCTCGCTGACGCTGGTGGACGCGGGCTGGGCGGGCGCCGAGGACGCCGTGGTACGGGCGTTGCACGAGATCGGCGGCCCGGACGCGCGGCTGCGGCGGATCGTCCTCACCCACTGCCACCGCGACCACGTCGGCGCGGCGGAGGCGCTCGCGGAGCGGTACGGCGCCGAGGTCCTCGCGCACCGGCTGGACGCGCCGGTGGTGCGCGGGGAGGCGCCGGTGCCCGAGCCGGACCTGCTGGAGTGGGAGCTCCCGCTGTACGAGCACGGCCTCACCACGCCCGAGGCGCCGCCCACCCGCGTGGACCGGGAGCTGGAGGACGGCGACGTACTGGACTTCGGCGGCGGCGCCCACGTGGTGCACACGCCGGGCCATACACCCGGTTCGGTCGCCGTCCATCTGCCGCTCCACGGCGTGCTGCTGTCGGGGGACACCGTGGCGTCGGTCTTCGGGGTGAGCCTGGGCGTCTTCCACGTGGACCGCGCGGCTGCGGTGGAGTCGATGCGCCGACTGGCCCGCCTCGCCCCGCTGCGGGCGGTGTGCTGCGGTCACGGCGACCCGGTGACGGCCGACGCCGCGACCTCCTTGCGCACGGCGGCGGAGGCGGCCGAGGCGTAG
- a CDS encoding DUF3048 domain-containing protein: MAASVSRRPVGIAIAVVAAVAVALALLLGRCGTDGPPLTTPTTSTPPSATPSDRPTGPRVSPFTGLPGRTGPVLAVKIDNVRAARPHTGLGAADLVYVEQVEAGLTRFLAVYASQQPPRVGPVRSARESDVELLRQFGRPALAYSGVRSALKGFLQDAPLYALPPERAPAAYVRDPGRPAPHNLYLRPERALAAAPDATAARDIGFRFGAAPPGGREVDEHTVRFPAARYTFTWSSDGGRWLVSLDGAPARTTDGGRVGAKTVVVQYVTVRPSAYADRGGNVTPYTETVGSGTALVLRDGKAHDARWSRPSATGGTSFTTPSGTPLAFAPGQVWVVLAAR; encoded by the coding sequence GTGGCTGCGTCGGTATCGCGAAGACCGGTCGGCATCGCCATCGCCGTGGTGGCGGCCGTCGCGGTCGCCCTCGCCCTCCTGCTGGGCCGCTGCGGCACCGACGGGCCCCCACTCACCACCCCGACGACGAGCACGCCGCCCTCCGCGACCCCCTCCGACCGGCCGACCGGCCCCCGGGTCTCGCCGTTCACCGGACTGCCGGGCCGCACCGGCCCCGTACTCGCCGTGAAGATCGACAACGTGCGCGCGGCCCGGCCGCACACCGGTCTCGGCGCCGCCGACCTCGTGTATGTCGAGCAGGTCGAGGCGGGCCTCACCCGGTTCCTCGCCGTGTACGCCTCCCAGCAGCCGCCCCGCGTCGGCCCGGTCCGCAGCGCGCGCGAGTCCGACGTGGAGCTGCTCCGCCAGTTCGGGCGCCCGGCCCTGGCGTACTCCGGGGTGCGCAGCGCCCTGAAGGGCTTCCTCCAGGACGCGCCGCTGTACGCGCTGCCGCCCGAGCGTGCCCCCGCCGCGTACGTCCGCGACCCCGGCCGCCCCGCCCCGCACAACCTCTACCTGCGCCCCGAACGGGCCCTGGCCGCCGCGCCCGACGCCACGGCGGCCCGCGACATCGGCTTCCGCTTCGGCGCGGCCCCGCCCGGCGGGCGCGAGGTGGACGAGCACACCGTCCGGTTCCCCGCCGCCCGCTACACCTTCACCTGGTCCTCGGACGGCGGGCGCTGGCTGGTCTCGCTGGACGGCGCGCCCGCCCGCACCACCGACGGCGGGCGCGTCGGCGCGAAGACGGTCGTCGTCCAGTACGTCACGGTGCGCCCCTCCGCGTACGCGGACCGGGGCGGGAACGTCACCCCGTACACCGAGACCGTCGGCTCCGGCACCGCGCTGGTGCTGCGCGACGGCAAGGCCCACGACGCCCGCTGGAGCCGCCCCTCGGCCACCGGCGGCACCTCCTTCACCACCCCGTCCGGCACGCCCCTCGCCTTCGCGCCGGGCCAGGTCTGGGTCGTCCTCGCCGCCCGCTGA
- a CDS encoding ABC transporter permease, with product MFFTYLRRELRRRRKSALVVASGLALGIALVIVVNAVSTGMGRAQDQVLESLYGLGTDMTVTKAPEPPSETGGERPRFRFDARGDGEDGERQSSDRVMVQGFQTLDAATVSAVAKADGVANAVGGLSLNVVKVDGEFSRGQFQQQPGGGRNSGPTGDVTGGGADFSIDSFTVYGTDVTHPAMGPLSSSEITDGRGFETSETSAKVAVVDSAYAKEKKLGTGDTVTVSGTKFEIIGVATATSGDAAANVYLPLAQAQALADAKDKITTVYVQADDAQGLGAVEAAVLKAVPDATVTTSEDLADTVSGSLSTASGLAETVGRWLSVVVLAAAFLVAGLLTSSAVARRVREFGTLKALGWRSRRVTGQVVGEAVVTGLVGGALGIGLGLAGAWAVTAFGPSLTAELGASGGGARGPGGGMGGGPGGAVRETAARTLDVVLTAPVSLSMITLAVGLAVTGGLVAGAFGGWRASRLRPADALSRVA from the coding sequence ATGTTCTTCACCTATCTGCGCCGCGAGCTGCGCCGCCGGAGGAAGTCGGCGCTGGTCGTCGCCTCCGGGCTGGCTCTCGGTATCGCTCTTGTCATCGTGGTCAACGCTGTCTCGACCGGCATGGGGAGGGCCCAGGACCAGGTCCTGGAATCCCTCTACGGGCTCGGTACCGACATGACCGTCACCAAGGCTCCGGAGCCACCGTCGGAGACCGGTGGCGAGCGGCCACGGTTCCGCTTCGACGCGCGTGGCGACGGGGAGGACGGTGAGCGGCAGAGCAGCGACCGGGTCATGGTGCAGGGCTTCCAGACGCTGGACGCCGCCACCGTCTCCGCCGTGGCGAAGGCGGACGGTGTGGCGAACGCCGTGGGCGGGCTCAGCCTCAACGTGGTCAAGGTCGACGGCGAGTTCAGCCGCGGCCAGTTCCAGCAGCAGCCGGGCGGTGGACGGAACAGCGGCCCGACCGGTGACGTGACGGGCGGCGGCGCCGACTTCTCCATCGACAGCTTCACCGTGTACGGCACGGACGTCACGCATCCTGCGATGGGCCCGCTGTCCTCCTCGGAGATCACCGACGGACGCGGCTTCGAGACGTCCGAGACGTCGGCGAAGGTGGCCGTGGTGGACAGCGCGTACGCCAAGGAGAAGAAGCTCGGAACCGGTGACACGGTCACGGTGAGCGGCACGAAGTTCGAGATCATCGGCGTGGCCACGGCGACCAGCGGGGACGCCGCCGCCAATGTCTACCTGCCGCTCGCCCAGGCGCAGGCCCTGGCCGACGCCAAGGACAAGATCACCACCGTCTACGTGCAGGCCGACGACGCGCAGGGGCTCGGTGCGGTGGAAGCCGCGGTGCTCAAGGCGGTTCCGGACGCCACCGTGACCACCTCCGAGGACCTGGCGGACACCGTCTCCGGGTCCCTGTCCACCGCGTCCGGCCTCGCCGAGACGGTCGGCCGCTGGCTGTCCGTGGTGGTCCTGGCCGCGGCGTTCCTGGTCGCCGGTCTGCTCACCTCGTCCGCCGTCGCCCGACGCGTCCGGGAGTTCGGCACCCTCAAGGCACTGGGCTGGCGCTCGCGCCGGGTCACCGGGCAGGTCGTCGGCGAGGCCGTCGTGACGGGCCTGGTCGGTGGCGCGCTGGGCATCGGGCTGGGCCTGGCCGGCGCATGGGCGGTCACCGCGTTCGGGCCGTCGCTCACCGCGGAACTGGGCGCATCCGGCGGCGGCGCGCGCGGGCCGGGTGGCGGCATGGGCGGGGGCCCCGGCGGCGCCGTACGCGAGACCGCCGCACGGACGCTGGACGTGGTGCTCACCGCACCGGTCAGTCTCTCCATGATCACCCTGGCCGTCGGTCTCGCCGTCACGGGCGGCCTCGTCGCCGGGGCCTTCGGCGGGTGGCGTGCGTCCCGGCTCCGCCCCGCCGACGCTCTCTCCCGCGTCGCCTGA
- a CDS encoding NUDIX hydrolase has protein sequence MIVWINGAFGAGKSSTARELIDLIPNSTLYDPELIGGALPMLLPPDRLSGTGDYQDLRIWRRLVVDAAAALLAEVGGVLVVPMTVLRQEYRDEIFGGLASRRIAVRHVVLTPEETILRARIAGREEYPGDPAASARVREWALGHIAPYRAALDGWLAADAYAVDNGSLTPEATAKVIADAVRTGEAGSCGIVQTPEPTGETLAAGVLLFDDQDRVLLVDPTYKPGWEFPGGVVERGEAPARAAVREVAEETGLELAAVPKLLVVDWEPPKPPAYGGLRLLFDGGRLTGAQADRVLLPGSELRGWRFATEAEAAHMLPPVRYERLRWALRARERGTVLNLEAGVPVG, from the coding sequence GTGATCGTCTGGATCAACGGTGCGTTCGGGGCGGGCAAGAGCAGTACCGCGCGCGAACTGATCGACCTGATCCCGAACAGCACGCTGTACGACCCGGAGCTGATCGGCGGCGCGCTGCCGATGCTGCTGCCGCCCGACCGGCTCTCCGGCACCGGCGACTACCAGGACCTGCGCATCTGGCGGCGCCTCGTCGTGGACGCGGCGGCGGCGCTCCTCGCCGAGGTGGGCGGGGTGCTGGTCGTGCCGATGACGGTGCTGCGCCAGGAGTACCGCGACGAGATCTTCGGCGGCCTCGCCTCCCGCAGGATCGCCGTACGGCATGTCGTCCTCACCCCTGAGGAAACGATTCTGCGCGCTCGGATCGCGGGACGCGAGGAGTACCCCGGCGACCCGGCGGCGAGCGCGCGGGTCAGGGAGTGGGCACTCGGCCACATCGCGCCCTACCGGGCCGCGCTCGACGGCTGGCTCGCCGCCGACGCGTACGCCGTCGACAACGGCTCCCTCACGCCGGAGGCGACGGCGAAGGTGATCGCGGACGCGGTGCGCACCGGCGAGGCCGGCTCCTGCGGGATCGTCCAGACCCCCGAGCCGACGGGCGAGACCCTCGCGGCCGGGGTGCTGCTCTTCGACGACCAGGACCGGGTGCTGCTGGTCGATCCGACGTACAAGCCGGGGTGGGAGTTCCCCGGCGGGGTGGTCGAGCGGGGCGAGGCGCCCGCGCGTGCGGCGGTGCGCGAGGTCGCCGAGGAGACGGGGCTGGAACTGGCGGCCGTTCCGAAGCTGCTGGTGGTGGACTGGGAGCCGCCGAAGCCGCCCGCGTACGGCGGACTGCGGCTCCTCTTCGACGGCGGGCGGCTCACGGGCGCGCAGGCCGACAGGGTGCTGCTGCCGGGCTCCGAGCTGCGCGGGTGGCGCTTCGCGACGGAGGCGGAGGCGGCGCACATGCTGCCCCCGGTCCGGTACGAGCGCCTCCGCTGGGCCCTGCGCGCCCGCGAACGCGGCACGGTACTGAACCTGGAGGCGGGCGTCCCGGTGGGGTGA